The DNA segment ACAGGTGATGGACCACCCCGCCGAAAGCGCTCAGCGAATCAACCGTCAGGGCGGGACTGAAAGGGGCCGCCCGCTCGCGTTCACTTCAGTCGCCTGGGCGGGCCACTATTCGGCGAGCGCCGCAGGCGCGAGCCGAATATCCCGGCCAGCGACCGCGAGCGGGCGGGGGCTTTCGAAGCGTTCTCGTTAGCTATCGTTGCGGTCGTTGTTGGCGATCAAGCGGGGGGCTTTCGAGGCGGTCTGGTCTACCGTAGTCACCGTCGTTCGCACGAAACGTCCAAAGACCGCCAACGAGTCTGTATCGCCCGGACAGTGAACGTCAGGGAGGAGAACCTCCCCGAAAACTGAAAGCGGGGCTTTTTCTGTCCGGACCACCTCGTCCGAGGTATGCAGGGTAATCTGCCACCGGAAGCCCAGGAGAAGCTCGAGGAACTGCAGGACCTTCAGGAGACGGCCCAGCAGGTCGCCGTCCAGAAGAACCAGGCCGAAACTCAGCTCACCGAGGCCCAGAACGCCCTCGAGGAGATGGACTCCATCGACGAGGACACCCAGATGTACCGCGAGGTCGGCGAACTCCTCGTGGAGACCGAATACGACGAGGCCCAGGACGACCTCGAGGAGAAGGTCGACAGCCTCGAAATCCGCGTCGAAACCCTCGAGAAGCAGGAGGGCCGCGTTCAGGAGCAGTTCGAGAGCCTCCAGCAGGAACTCCAGCAGATGCTCGGCGGCGGCGGTGGCGGCCCGCAGGGTCCCCAGGGTCCCGGCATGGGCGGCGGCGCCGGCGGTTCGTAGATGTCCGGCGACGACGCGACGGAGAGCGAACCGACGCCGAGCGACGACGAGGTCGTTCGGACGGCCGCCGAAGCCGCCGAGGGGCTCATCTTCTCGCGGTTCAAACAGTCGACCGTCAAGGACGTCGACGTGACGGTGACGTTCGAGGACGGCGTGCTGGACGTCGACGTCTACCTCAACGTCCCCGACGAGCAGGCCAAGGCCGAGAAGGTCGCCGAGGACGCCGCGCTCGCCGCGCGGTCGGCCGTCGACGACCTGTTCGCCGAGGCCGAGGCGTAACGCGTCGGCACCCTCGGGCGGTGACCGAGGCGGTCGGCCGCCGACCACCGAAACCCGGCCACCGACCCTCGGCCGGCGACGCGTTCGCTCGCTCGAACACCACAAAGCATATCCCCCACCCGTGAAATGCTTGGATTACCGCGGGTAGGGGTACTTGCGGTGCTTTCTTTCGAAAACTACGATTCGACAGTGGCGACTCCGTCAGGTGACCCACCTCGACGCCGGTTGTTGCGTCACGACTACGCCTCGGGCCGGATGTTCTTGTGCCCCCGGAAGATGTTCTCGGGGTCGTAGTCGCGTTTGAGGGATTCGAGTCGGTCGACGTTGTGGCCGAACGACGTCTGGGCGGGGTCCTCGTGGAGTCCCGGGAAGTTCACGTACTCGCCGCGGGCGACGTCGAGTTCCCGGATCTTCGCGACGTACTCGCGGGCCCACTCGACGTTCGCCGTGCTCTCGCGGGGGTCGTCCCAGTTGGCCTCGAAGTTCAGGCCGTACGGCGCGTCGCGGTAGGCGAACGCCGACCCGCCCTCGGGTTCG comes from the Halorussus vallis genome and includes:
- a CDS encoding DUF3194 domain-containing protein; translated protein: MSGDDATESEPTPSDDEVVRTAAEAAEGLIFSRFKQSTVKDVDVTVTFEDGVLDVDVYLNVPDEQAKAEKVAEDAALAARSAVDDLFAEAEA
- a CDS encoding prefoldin subunit beta, translating into MQGNLPPEAQEKLEELQDLQETAQQVAVQKNQAETQLTEAQNALEEMDSIDEDTQMYREVGELLVETEYDEAQDDLEEKVDSLEIRVETLEKQEGRVQEQFESLQQELQQMLGGGGGGPQGPQGPGMGGGAGGS